The following DNA comes from Agromyces mangrovi.
GTCCCTGCTCGCCGCGTGGGGTGGTGTCATCACGAAGCGGTCGTATCTGCCGCAGATGCTCGCGAACATCGTGAAGATCGCCGACCGCTCATCGTGCGAGTGGAACTCGATCGGCGACCCCATCGCTGCTGGCCACCCACGTCACCCCTCGCGGCCCGGCTACGCCACGCCATTGCAGAGGTTCGACACTGGTGTGTATCTGCGCCGTCTGAAGTGAGCGGGCGGTCCGTGGCATCCGCATGCCGCTGATGTCACGAGAACGCCCCAGCGCGCCCGCCGCGACGCACGACCACAGGACGTACTGACAGTGCCTGTCTTCGCTCAGGAGAGACGCCTAGCGTGGGCCCATGGACAACCGCACCCTGGTCCGTGAGGCCGCCCGCAACTCGTTCGGCCGTCGCTCCGCATGACCGTCGCGGCACCTCCGCGCACCGCCGAGCGCATCATGTGGGCCGTTGCGGCCGCGTTCTACGTACTCGGCGTGCTCTTCATCACGCTCGTGCCTGTGCCGTGGACGATCCGGAGCGCGCAGGTGGAGCACGGCGTGCTCGACCCGCAGTCGTGGCTGCTCGCCTCCACATGGACCACGGGCTCGCCGCGCGAGGCGATCGCCAACGTCGCCATGTTCGTTCCCGTCGGGTTCCTCGTCGCGCGCGTCGCCGCCTGGCTCGGCGTTGTCGTCGTCATGCTCACCTGGACGATCGAGATCGTGCAGATCCCGCTGCTCGATCGCATCTCGGACCCGCGCGACCTCGTCGCCAACCTGATCGGCGGCCTCGTCGGAGTCGCCCTGGCGCTGGCGACGCGTCGCCGAACCCGCAAGCGGGTTGTTTAGCATCCCGTACAACTTCCGCCGGCCTGTCGTGCGGAGCGAGGCGATGGCTGGGCCGGGCCCCGAAAGGACCCGACCCAACGTGATCGTCAGTCGCGAGTCCTCAGCCATTCCGCGAACTCGCTTGACCGATCGCTTTCCATGGCCTCGGCGAGATCCTCGATGAAGCGGGTCAACTCGGGCGGTGTGTCGGCAGGAATCGTCCTCAATGCGCCATCCGGCGAGAGCTGGCCTGCGAACTCGAACCGGTCGATGTGGACCCAGTCGGCGTGCCAGACCATCTCGTCGTAGGTCGAAGTGCCTTCCGCCAGGAGCTCATCGGTACGCCAGTCGACTACCTCCCATAGGGTTGTCCCGTCCGCGTTGTAGGGGCCAATCTGACCGCCCGAAACAACACGCAAGCCTTCACGCTCACGGGCCTCAACCCAGCTCTCTTCGGCTTCGTCCCATTCGATGTCCGCTGTCTCCAGCTCGACCGCATGCTGGATGAGCACCCGCCCGACGAGCCTCTCAAACGCTTCGAGCTGGCGGGATCGCGTCCTCCCGGCGCCCGCGGCGTCGGCGGTTTCCTTTGGCTGGCGCCCAATCAATCGCCTACGAGCCTCGGCGTAGGGGATGCCCTCACGTGCCGCGAGCTCGCGAACCTTCTTCTTGAACGCAGCGTTCGATGTCATCATCTTCTCCCTTGCGGAGATACAGCGTCTCGCGCCACTGCATCGCCTGAGAGTGGTGATGTCTGTCCCGATCCGATGGACCTTGGCTCAGATGTACTAGGCATTGCGCGAGGCTGGCCATGTACGTCGCGGCAGGCGTGGGAACGCCTGCCCCAACCATACCTGTGCCGGAGTCGCCTGGCGGGGAACTGTTGAGGCTCCGAGGTGAATGGTTCGGAATCACGCCCGACTACTCGAAGTAGTCCTCGTCGATCTCGACGATGTGCACGGTTTGCTTCGTCTGAACACCGATCCCGAACCGGATCATCAACGAGGTCAGCCGTTCGCCGTCGATCAAGATGATCCGTGTCGGCACGGACTCGGCGTATTGGCGCGCCCCCGGACTGAAGCGCCCCGTCGTGATGAAGACGCCGCCGTCGGCCTTTCCGCTAAGCGCGCCGACGAAGCCCTGCACGTCGGGTCGGCTCACTGCGTTGTCGGTGGAGTAACGCTTGGCCTGAACGTAGACGCGGCTGAGCCCAAGAGTGTCTTGGTCGATGACTCCGTCGATACCGCCGTCATTCGACATCGAGGTGACGCGGGCTTGTCCGTCCGCCCCGCCATACCCCATGGCCACAAGCAGGTCGACAACGGTCTGTTCGAAGAACGCAGGAGACTTCGACATGAGTCGCGTCAGGAGTTCGGTGGAAACTTCCTCCTGAATCTGTCTGATGCCTTGGTCGATGAGCTCGGCCGGGTCGAGCGATTCGACATCATTGTTCACCGGCCTTGAAGGCTCTGTGACGACGCGAGATCGACGGTATCCCGTGACGGTTTCCACGTTGCTGCGGGTCACCGCCGGGTAGGTCGCAAGGAGAGTACGGCCTTGCTCGCCGATCACATAGTGCCCCCGTTCGGGGCGTGAAAGCGCGCCGGCCTTTGTGAGATGCGATATCGCCCATCCGACACGGTTCGCGTACATCGGTTGCCCGGTGGTGAGCGTGACATTCCGTTCGGCCTCCGTTAGGCGAACGTCGATTGCAGCTGCATCTGTGATCTCACTGCGGTCGCGGATATGCCCGTCGCTCATGACGCGCAGAATCGGGCCCATGAACTCGTGCCACTTGGGTATCGCCAATGCGTGCTCCTTCGCGTGCGACAGGTCCCGCCATTCTTGCAGGCAGCGTCAGAAGGGGGCGCCCCTCGGCGCGCCAGGGGTTGCGTCAGCCCTGTCTGGAGCTTCGACGTCAGTTAGTACCTGAACCTCCTGTGGTGGGTGGCATCGAACGCGTCACCCCTCCGCAAGAATCCCGTACAACTTCCGCCGCGCCTCCTCGAGCACCTCGACCGCCTGGTCGACCTGCTCGGGCGTGCCCGTGCGCCCGACCTGCGCCGCCGCCTGCGCCAGCTCGATGCCGGCTTTCGGCAGCTTGCCGCCGACGCCGTAGTCGCGCCCGCTCGACGTCTTCCACGGCGGGGTGCGGTCAGCGGATGCCCCCGCCTCGACCTTCCCCGCCTCGGTGAGCGAGTACGTCTTGCGCCCGCCCGACTCCTCGGCGCTGATGAGCCCCTCGTCGGCGAGCAGCTGCAGCGTGGGGTACACGGATCCGGCGCTCGGCTTCCAGGTACCGCCGCTGCGCTGGGCGATCTCGCTGATGATCTGGTACCCGTGCATCGGCTGCTCGGCGAGCAGCGCAAGCACCGCCGTGCGCACGTCACCCTTGCCCATGCGCTGGCCGACCTTCTGCTCGAACATGCCGCGAAGCTGCTCCATGGCCTCCCAGAGATTCGGCCCTTGGCCGCCTCGGCCCCAGCTACCGGATGCTCCGGGGAACCCTTCGCCCGTGAATGAACCGCTCATGATCGACCTCCCGTTGTGCGGGGCCCTGATGGGTCTCGACGATATGTCAACGATATAGCGTTGAACGCCTTTGCAAGAACCGAAATGGTCCGCCGATGCCAGACTCGGGTGTCACGAGACTGTGTGAGTCGATGGGCCAAGGCAACTTGGCGCTCGTGCAAGGGCGCTACTCGCAGAAGTCAACTGGTCACCCGTGGCGGTGGCGATTGCGGCCCGGCCGAGGATCAGGGCTGCCACGGCACCCGGTATCCTGAGCGTCTCAGCCGAATGACGATAAGGATGGGAAGGGGACTATTGGCGGCCGAGTGCGGTGAGCGCCCAATCCGACCTCGCATCGTCACGGGTCTGTCCTATTGCCTTGCCTGAAGTGCGATTCGTGTATTGCCGCCCCAAACAACCTGCTCGTGAGCAAATACGCGGCATGGCTCGATTGGTGCTCTCGCTTGGTGGCAGATACGCCCCATCCGCCGATGAAGTGGTTGATCGTACGTCCTTGAGCACCACTTGCAGTACTCCTTGTTGTAGCTGTCAGGGATCCGAAACTAGCTTTGCGTCCGATCCCGATAGTAGTGTGCATTTGCTTAGTAGTGTGCTTCTGCTTCGATTGACGAAGTTGATGGCGGCGCCGATCGATTCGAACCAAGCCCCAATGCGTGACGGCGCGGGCGCCAACAAGAAGCCCTGAGGAACAAGTCGCCGACCATTGCCACGCGAGACGGTCACCGATAGGAGAGAACGGCATTGTCCTTTGACCTATTGACAGCATTCCTGATGCTAGTCATTCTGCCGGTGGCATGGATGACGTTCCGCACCATCGGGCGTTTCGCGAAGCGCCACGTCCGCCAGTTCCTTGAGGGTGCCCTGTGGCACGTAGGGCGTGGGCTCAGCCGGGATGTTGGCGCGTTGATGAGCCTTCGACAGTATGCGCGACTTCAGCTCGGTGAGAACTGGGGCCGGTACCTGCAGGTACCTGGACAGACCGAGACACTTAGCCTCGAGATCGACACAATTTACGTCCCGCTCGAGCTGGAATCTAGTCTGCTGACGAGCGAACGTTGGTCGACAGAGAACGTCCTGCAGGCGGGATCTCGCCTTGTAGTAATCGGAGACCCTGGCTCAGGCAAGTCAACAATGATGAAGCGCCTACATAGAGGTGTCTGTCACATGGGCCTGGCGCGGCGAGGTAATAAGTCGCCACTGTCAGTCGCGATCGAACTCAAGAATTGTAAGGTCCCGCCGAATCCATCGTCTGACTGGCTCCTAAGCCAGGTTCGGTCGGTTGTTGCTGGCACGCACGGCTTCGACATGCACACACTTTTTGATGTGTACGCGAACTCGGAGGGCGTGGTCGTGCTTCTGGATGGACTAGATGAGGTTGCTAGTACAAACTACACGGCAGTCCGTGACGGAATCCGTGGCCTTAGCGACGAGCTCGTGAGAATGGGCGCGAACAATCAGGT
Coding sequences within:
- a CDS encoding VanZ family protein is translated as MTVAAPPRTAERIMWAVAAAFYVLGVLFITLVPVPWTIRSAQVEHGVLDPQSWLLASTWTTGSPREAIANVAMFVPVGFLVARVAAWLGVVVVMLTWTIEIVQIPLLDRISDPRDLVANLIGGLVGVALALATRRRTRKRVV
- a CDS encoding restriction endonuclease, translated to MAIPKWHEFMGPILRVMSDGHIRDRSEITDAAAIDVRLTEAERNVTLTTGQPMYANRVGWAISHLTKAGALSRPERGHYVIGEQGRTLLATYPAVTRSNVETVTGYRRSRVVTEPSRPVNNDVESLDPAELIDQGIRQIQEEVSTELLTRLMSKSPAFFEQTVVDLLVAMGYGGADGQARVTSMSNDGGIDGVIDQDTLGLSRVYVQAKRYSTDNAVSRPDVQGFVGALSGKADGGVFITTGRFSPGARQYAESVPTRIILIDGERLTSLMIRFGIGVQTKQTVHIVEIDEDYFE
- a CDS encoding PadR family transcriptional regulator, which produces MSGSFTGEGFPGASGSWGRGGQGPNLWEAMEQLRGMFEQKVGQRMGKGDVRTAVLALLAEQPMHGYQIISEIAQRSGGTWKPSAGSVYPTLQLLADEGLISAEESGGRKTYSLTEAGKVEAGASADRTPPWKTSSGRDYGVGGKLPKAGIELAQAAAQVGRTGTPEQVDQAVEVLEEARRKLYGILAEG
- a CDS encoding NACHT domain-containing protein, whose protein sequence is MKRLHRGVCHMGLARRGNKSPLSVAIELKNCKVPPNPSSDWLLSQVRSVVAGTHGFDMHTLFDVYANSEGVVVLLDGLDEVASTNYTAVRDGIRGLSDELVRMGANNQVVLTMRSGFFHQVRSDFDETFPTTLRVKPLSPAEVYTFLGRWPFDRDAERRANHIYKELTETPALRDLCANPLILAMYVARTGRP